The genomic region CCGATCCAGGTCCTCACTCGCCATGGTCTTCCTCGGGCATCTTGGTGGCTCTCGACTTCTCGCGGATGAGCGATGCGTAGCGGTCCAGGGGGCGCTGGCGGGGTCCTTCGGGCAAGGGATCGTCGCCCGCTTCGCCCCCGGGTGTGCCCGATGGGTGATCATCGCGGGGCGTCTCGAGCGCCGCCTCCACGGCGCCCGTGGTCGCCTTGAGCCGGCGCACGCGTGCGATGCGGCTCACCGCCGTGTGATTGAAGGCCTCGTAGCGGGTGGCGTAGCGCAGGGCGTCGAGGACGCGGCGGTGGCCGATGCGCGTGACCAGTTTCAGGATCTGGGCCATGTGATAGGTGCTCGCTCCGCCCTGCATGCGGTCGAGGCCCTCGGCGAAACGCTCGGCGGCCGGCCCCATGGTCACGAAGACCGTGCGCGTGTTTTTCCTCCGCGCGCCCATCTCCCGGAACGCATCCCGGTGCTCGGGCAGGGTGACGAACTTCGGGTCGTCGCCGCGTAGCTCGTGCTCGCTGATCACCTCGTGGCCATGCTCCACCCAGAGACGCCCGTTGAGCACGCACCGGGTCACCCATCGGTCCGCGAACTGGGGCGGCACCGAGTAGAACCGGCCCAGGTACTCGACATGGAAGTGCTTGCCGGTGTGGGCGCGGGTGCGCTCCTCGCAGCGGAAGGGCTCGTCCGGCAGCTCCAGCAGGAAGGGGCGTTCGACGATCAGACGGTCCGCCGGCTTCTCGTCGGTCGTGCGGTGCGGCGTGACGTGCAGCTCGTCGCGGCGCCACTCGAAGGTCTTGGCGTTGAGGTCGTCGAGGCTGTGAAAGGTGCGGTGCTTCAGGAACGACTCGACGTCCTGGAA from bacterium harbors:
- the istA gene encoding IS21 family transposase, which encodes MDPKTVRRVLRKGAAPKKRGPSKLDPYRAVVSYRALEHGWQTRQIFRYICDLGFGGGETIVKELVREIRPRPARRPALRFETDPGVQGQVDLSPYEVELGGVLTAVVCFSFVLAWSRWRFFFFVLHADRFTVMLGHRLAFEELGGVPATILYDQMKQVVIAVVDGEPLLQEDFARLVAHYGFAVHVLEPGYKEGKGKVEKPFQDVESFLKHRTFHSLDDLNAKTFEWRRDELHVTPHRTTDEKPADRLIVERPFLLELPDEPFRCEERTRAHTGKHFHVEYLGRFYSVPPQFADRWVTRCVLNGRLWVEHGHEVISEHELRGDDPKFVTLPEHRDAFREMGARRKNTRTVFVTMGPAAERFAEGLDRMQGGASTYHMAQILKLVTRIGHRRVLDALRYATRYEAFNHTAVSRIARVRRLKATTGAVEAALETPRDDHPSGTPGGEAGDDPLPEGPRQRPLDRYASLIREKSRATKMPEEDHGE